One Comamonas endophytica DNA window includes the following coding sequences:
- a CDS encoding glycosyltransferase, producing MQKPLIVFVGAVYPSQYSLLCSHLRATGLADSWFMTTPGHKASHEKDCDHLLSFQPDGKIVGPQSYYYSSKVERSARICRGVLKALRDFEKAQGRPIDIVVAHSLWGAPNWLYEELDAAIVSYIEFPSYRAHGNDALYPPDEAQRLADRNTEMLHFHQVLCSDLTIVPSAHARSMFPPLLQERIAVQFEGFDIQPPLRGTAAAQDPDRPFTIAFSARDLSSAKGFETYMRLVDRMVREGHAGNTRFLAIGDPTAATYGYEQQWVERRYGGKVASFRDHLLQVYPGAQVVEFPGRLPYAEFSEMLAGVDLFLYPLRYGVANWGLMEILARGGCVIGSNWGFTPELVQNDVNGLLLPDNDDAWIEAIQALRADPVRRARYSQAAQETGRQFHISKVAPRFMALFQRALAHRRAPLAVAAPGGPRPLAPI from the coding sequence ATGCAAAAACCCCTGATTGTTTTCGTCGGCGCCGTGTATCCCAGCCAGTACAGCCTGCTGTGCAGCCACCTGCGCGCCACCGGCCTGGCCGACAGCTGGTTCATGACCACGCCGGGCCACAAGGCCAGCCATGAAAAGGACTGCGACCATCTGCTGTCCTTCCAGCCCGACGGCAAGATCGTCGGCCCGCAGAGCTATTACTACTCGAGCAAGGTCGAGCGCTCGGCGCGCATCTGCCGCGGCGTGCTCAAGGCGCTCAGGGATTTCGAGAAGGCGCAGGGCCGGCCCATCGACATCGTGGTGGCGCACTCGCTGTGGGGCGCGCCCAACTGGCTCTACGAGGAGCTCGACGCGGCCATCGTCAGCTACATCGAGTTCCCCAGCTACCGCGCGCACGGCAACGACGCGCTCTACCCGCCCGACGAGGCGCAGCGCCTGGCCGACCGCAACACCGAGATGCTGCACTTTCACCAGGTGCTGTGCAGCGACCTCACCATCGTGCCCAGCGCCCATGCGCGCTCCATGTTTCCGCCGCTGCTGCAGGAGCGCATCGCGGTGCAGTTCGAGGGCTTCGACATCCAGCCGCCGCTGCGCGGCACTGCCGCGGCCCAGGACCCCGACCGGCCCTTCACCATCGCGTTCTCGGCGCGCGATCTCTCCAGCGCCAAGGGCTTCGAGACCTATATGCGCCTGGTGGACCGCATGGTGCGCGAGGGCCATGCCGGCAATACGCGCTTCCTGGCCATCGGCGATCCCACGGCCGCCACCTACGGCTACGAGCAACAGTGGGTCGAGCGCCGCTACGGCGGCAAGGTGGCGAGCTTTCGCGACCATCTGCTGCAGGTCTATCCAGGCGCGCAGGTGGTCGAATTTCCGGGGCGCCTGCCCTACGCGGAGTTTTCCGAGATGCTGGCCGGCGTGGACCTGTTCCTCTACCCGCTGCGCTATGGCGTTGCCAACTGGGGGCTGATGGAGATCCTTGCGCGCGGCGGCTGCGTCATCGGCTCCAACTGGGGCTTCACGCCCGAGCTGGTGCAAAACGATGTCAACGGGCTGCTGCTGCCCGACAACGACGATGCCTGGATCGAAGCCATCCAGGCGCTGCGCGCCGACCCCGTGCGCCGCGCGCGCTACAGCCAGGCCGCGCAGGAGACCGGGCGGCAATTCCATATCTCCAAGGTCGCGCCGCGCTTCATGGCGCTGTTCCAGCGCGCGCTGGCGCATCGGCGCGCGCCGCTTGCGGTGGCTGCACCTGGCGGGCCGCGGCCGCTGGCGCCCATTTGA
- a CDS encoding CHASE2 domain-containing protein yields MVRDALALGADRGSWHLPGPAALLLGFVLLAAVSFGMLWLGDKINAQGMAVTRFMARAQAPVSAQLAYPGQARDDITVVLYDQRFLNGLGTAWPISYQEHADWLGRLVDLPGPPPKALMIDITFGQERPDPSWTALRDRLCAIQRERGIPVFLAGLADAASGGLAIRPELMQASQGPGRCYTLVGVDYVPDPLDAVAWSYQMQRHFNGSEWVEGPSPDPAKHPAYRSAALAMAEDVGAIARDAHPQPMALVWGHNSAPAVMPGPRHCLPGERRWSSLVPGALRQLWEDEPAGPLCPYHRTLSFSDVEQLDESALAAQVSGKYLFVGAQVRGYNDFAQSPVHGRIAGVHMHAMALDNFLTYGNDYKQSAEWSMPPPRGLLLPGLAAVAAVFIVHLGWNLARARLRRRWQGTARWQQRWSALALSLEEPSTLRQRLAWCALAVLGWICAITLKAIAAMALISLLQHFSRIGMLPVVELVGMTLVAEGLGYLAHLRWLLLGPDNASPQSTGDRE; encoded by the coding sequence ATGGTCCGCGACGCGCTGGCGCTGGGCGCAGACCGCGGAAGCTGGCACCTTCCGGGCCCAGCGGCGCTGCTGCTGGGGTTCGTGCTGCTGGCGGCAGTGTCCTTTGGCATGCTCTGGCTGGGCGACAAGATCAACGCCCAGGGCATGGCCGTCACGCGTTTCATGGCGCGTGCCCAGGCGCCGGTATCGGCGCAGCTGGCCTATCCCGGCCAGGCGCGCGATGACATCACCGTCGTTCTCTATGACCAGCGCTTCCTGAACGGCCTGGGCACGGCCTGGCCCATAAGCTACCAGGAGCATGCCGACTGGCTGGGCCGCCTGGTCGACCTGCCCGGCCCGCCGCCGAAGGCGCTGATGATCGACATCACCTTTGGCCAGGAGCGCCCCGATCCGAGCTGGACCGCGCTGCGCGACCGGCTCTGCGCCATACAGCGCGAGCGCGGCATCCCGGTATTCCTGGCGGGGCTGGCCGATGCCGCAAGCGGCGGGCTGGCGATCCGGCCGGAGCTGATGCAGGCCAGCCAGGGGCCCGGCCGCTGCTACACGCTGGTGGGCGTGGACTATGTGCCCGATCCGCTCGATGCCGTGGCGTGGAGCTATCAGATGCAGCGGCATTTCAACGGCAGCGAGTGGGTCGAGGGTCCGTCGCCGGACCCGGCCAAGCACCCCGCCTACCGCAGCGCGGCGCTGGCCATGGCCGAGGACGTCGGCGCCATCGCGCGCGATGCGCATCCGCAGCCGATGGCGCTGGTGTGGGGGCACAACTCCGCGCCCGCGGTCATGCCGGGCCCGCGCCACTGCCTTCCCGGCGAACGCCGCTGGTCCAGCCTGGTGCCCGGCGCGCTGCGCCAGCTCTGGGAGGACGAGCCTGCGGGCCCGCTGTGCCCCTACCACCGCACGCTGAGCTTCAGCGACGTGGAGCAGCTGGACGAATCGGCGCTGGCCGCGCAGGTTTCGGGCAAGTACCTGTTCGTGGGCGCGCAGGTCCGCGGATACAACGACTTCGCGCAGTCGCCGGTGCACGGCCGGATCGCCGGCGTGCACATGCATGCGATGGCGCTGGACAACTTCCTCACCTACGGCAACGACTACAAGCAAAGCGCCGAATGGAGCATGCCGCCGCCCCGGGGCCTGCTGCTGCCGGGCCTGGCCGCCGTGGCCGCGGTGTTCATCGTGCACCTGGGCTGGAACCTGGCGCGCGCGCGGCTGCGCCGGCGCTGGCAGGGCACTGCGCGCTGGCAGCAGCGCTGGTCGGCCCTGGCCTTGTCGCTGGAGGAACCCTCGACGCTGCGCCAGCGCCTGGCCTGGTGCGCGCTGGCCGTGCTGGGCTGGATCTGCGCCATCACGCTCAAGGCGATTGCCGCCATGGCGCTGATTTCCCTGCTGCAGCATTTCTCGCGCATCGGCATGCTGCCGGTCGTGGAACTCGTCGGCATGACGCTGGTGGCCGAAGGCCTGGGCTACCTGGCCCACCTGCGCTGGCTGCTGCTGGGCCCCGACAACGCATCCCCTCAATCCACTGGAGACCGTGAATGA
- a CDS encoding M48 family metallopeptidase: MPASDARRRLWPLALLAALLAGCETMPPALSQLPGVSGLAQKPASPLDPLPAPEARAWPDPAQDVMNQRARGFGLVHAPEAQRYLNGLLARIKAAALVPEWPGEVHLLAQSSLSAYATGAGNIYVSLPWLQSVQSEDELVALLAHEFGHVYLHYHSLEGAIASADTAAGFASLGLGIAYKTAQAQGWNQVDTLQASYALGKTLTTALYGQTQESAADRFALHITHRLGYSYEHGTKAFLERLGGWEQQNEALELQKQEALKQAIQASTRERVAREAPKSNNAVSAALNDASANLQAGLNVGVSQASFDLGRWLGKFTSSHPDTVKRQDILAELADQYPAIAEERTPAQAPLQSALAQKRTQAILKNYQAAYQAMEAPQSPGAVALARQAASGPTATHAVPLFALYTAAHAQPGAVRGLPRDLGSLFEANFASDTDRAWALYTERSTRLKESGQRDAAKRVLERGMQQFAQAEESMPYAVKFYGETEGWDKARQQAQQCRQRFPRVAERCQTAARSPQEIAEINRRTEKKASEITDRWLKKK; this comes from the coding sequence ATGCCTGCAAGTGATGCCCGCCGCCGTCTCTGGCCCCTTGCCTTGCTGGCCGCGCTGCTCGCCGGCTGCGAAACCATGCCGCCGGCTTTGAGCCAGCTGCCCGGCGTCTCCGGCCTGGCGCAAAAACCCGCCAGCCCGCTCGATCCCCTGCCCGCACCCGAGGCCCGCGCCTGGCCCGATCCCGCCCAGGACGTGATGAACCAGCGCGCGCGTGGCTTCGGCCTGGTGCACGCGCCCGAGGCCCAGCGCTATCTCAACGGCCTGCTGGCGCGCATCAAGGCCGCGGCGCTGGTGCCCGAGTGGCCCGGCGAGGTGCACCTGCTGGCGCAGTCCTCGCTCAGCGCCTACGCCACCGGCGCCGGCAACATCTATGTCTCGCTGCCCTGGCTGCAATCGGTGCAGAGTGAGGACGAACTGGTGGCGCTGCTGGCGCATGAGTTCGGCCATGTCTATCTGCACTATCACAGCCTCGAGGGCGCGATCGCCAGCGCCGACACGGCCGCCGGCTTTGCCTCGCTGGGCCTGGGCATTGCCTACAAGACCGCGCAGGCCCAGGGCTGGAACCAGGTCGACACGCTGCAGGCCTCGTACGCGTTGGGCAAGACGCTGACCACGGCGCTGTATGGCCAGACGCAGGAAAGCGCGGCCGACCGCTTCGCGCTGCACATCACGCATCGGCTGGGCTACAGCTACGAGCATGGCACCAAGGCCTTTCTCGAACGGCTGGGCGGCTGGGAGCAGCAAAACGAGGCGCTGGAGCTGCAAAAGCAGGAGGCGCTGAAGCAGGCGATCCAGGCCAGCACCCGCGAGCGCGTCGCGCGCGAGGCGCCCAAGAGCAACAATGCGGTCTCGGCGGCGCTCAACGATGCCAGCGCCAATCTGCAGGCCGGGCTCAACGTCGGCGTGAGCCAGGCCAGCTTCGATCTGGGCCGCTGGCTGGGCAAGTTCACCAGCTCCCACCCCGATACCGTCAAGCGCCAGGACATCCTGGCCGAGCTTGCCGATCAATACCCGGCCATTGCCGAGGAGCGCACACCGGCCCAGGCCCCGCTGCAGTCGGCCTTGGCGCAAAAGCGCACCCAGGCCATCCTGAAGAACTACCAGGCCGCGTACCAGGCGATGGAGGCGCCCCAGTCGCCAGGTGCCGTGGCGCTCGCGCGCCAGGCGGCTTCCGGGCCCACCGCCACCCACGCCGTGCCGCTGTTCGCGCTCTATACCGCCGCCCACGCCCAGCCCGGCGCCGTGCGCGGCCTGCCGCGCGACCTGGGCAGCCTGTTCGAGGCCAACTTCGCCTCCGACACGGACCGCGCCTGGGCGCTCTACACCGAACGCAGCACACGCCTGAAGGAGAGCGGCCAGCGCGATGCCGCCAAGCGGGTGCTCGAGCGCGGCATGCAGCAATTCGCGCAGGCCGAGGAGAGCATGCCCTATGCGGTGAAGTTCTATGGCGAAACCGAGGGCTGGGACAAGGCCAGGCAGCAGGCCCAGCAATGCCGCCAGCGCTTTCCCCGCGTTGCCGAACGCTGCCAGACCGCCGCGCGCAGCCCGCAGGAAATCGCGGAAATCAACCGGCGCACGGAAAAGAAGGCCAGCGAGATCACGGACCGGTGGTTGAAGAAGAAGTAG
- a CDS encoding antitoxin Xre-like helix-turn-helix domain-containing protein, with translation MLPALKPTPDAAVVLTKATLRAAEQLGLNNAELAAVIGISEATVSRLKANGRPISPTSKEGELALMLIRVFRSLDPLTGGDERKRRNWMTSYNQALLGQPHQLIRKADGLVRTLAYLDGMRAAT, from the coding sequence ATGCTTCCCGCACTCAAGCCTACCCCTGATGCCGCCGTTGTCTTGACCAAAGCCACACTGCGCGCGGCCGAACAGCTGGGCCTGAACAACGCGGAACTGGCAGCGGTGATCGGCATCAGCGAGGCCACGGTATCCCGTCTCAAAGCCAATGGCAGGCCCATCAGCCCGACTTCCAAGGAAGGCGAGCTGGCATTGATGCTGATCCGTGTTTTTCGGTCGTTGGACCCATTGACGGGAGGCGACGAGCGCAAGCGCAGGAACTGGATGACCAGCTACAACCAGGCGCTGCTGGGCCAGCCCCACCAGTTGATTCGCAAGGCCGACGGCCTGGTCCGGACGCTTGCCTACCTGGATGGCATGCGTGCCGCCACATGA
- a CDS encoding RES family NAD+ phosphorylase: MSAPAWEPAWLMQHAAELGMAPAWRGVETQYIAASLKLVDTLQEHELLELLLEGSKPPGVPGARHYLLLSPFRYFPPHASRFRPGQRSGLWYGASTLEGACSEIAYWRMRFIQDSAGLVADGELVTEHTFYHASVRGHAIDLMAEPWVRCSALWKHPADYSATQQLAQAAIEASIEWIRYESVRAPHCALAAVLTPNALFADSAELERSRQEWICKASKDRVMMLRKSGTERFAWSE; encoded by the coding sequence ATGAGCGCACCGGCCTGGGAGCCGGCGTGGCTCATGCAGCACGCGGCCGAACTGGGCATGGCGCCTGCCTGGCGCGGCGTCGAGACGCAATACATCGCGGCTTCCCTCAAGCTGGTGGATACGCTGCAGGAACACGAACTGCTGGAGTTGCTGCTCGAAGGCAGCAAGCCGCCGGGCGTGCCGGGCGCCAGGCACTACCTGCTGCTCAGCCCGTTTCGCTATTTCCCGCCGCATGCCTCGCGCTTCAGGCCGGGCCAGCGCAGCGGCCTTTGGTACGGCGCCTCCACGCTGGAAGGCGCATGCTCGGAAATCGCCTATTGGCGCATGCGCTTCATCCAGGACAGCGCGGGTCTGGTGGCGGATGGCGAGCTGGTGACGGAACATACCTTCTACCATGCCTCGGTGCGCGGGCACGCCATCGACCTGATGGCCGAGCCCTGGGTGCGATGCTCCGCCCTGTGGAAACACCCTGCGGATTACAGCGCCACCCAGCAACTGGCGCAGGCCGCCATCGAAGCCTCCATCGAGTGGATCCGCTACGAATCGGTGCGGGCGCCGCACTGCGCGCTCGCAGCAGTGCTGACTCCCAATGCACTGTTTGCCGACTCCGCCGAACTCGAGCGCTCGCGCCAGGAATGGATCTGCAAGGCCAGCAAAGACCGCGTGATGATGCTGCGCAAGAGCGGTACCGAGCGCTTCGCCTGGAGCGAATGA